A segment of the Nitrospirota bacterium genome:
CGCTCGCGGAGGGAGGCCCTTGGCGGACGACCTCGTCCGAGCAACCGGCAAGCAGGAGGCCGAACGTGAGGGGCGGCAGGAAGAAGCGCAGGATGCAGCGGAACCGAAAATTCATCGGATCGGGGACAACGACGACTTCACAGGGGATCGGCTCACGCAATCGAAGGCTGGCCGCCCTCGCCACCTTCCTGTCCGTTCACGCTCCCGTGGGATGATCAGGTAGTTCCTGCCCGGGCCGGTCCTACTTGGTGCGAAACGCCGTCCGCCGCTGGGAATGGATCATCGCGTCTTCGCCCGTGTAGCCGAACAGGCCGGGCAGCCACGACGTGACGGTGTAGATCGGCCGCACCACGGCATAGTCGGCAGCCACGCCGGCCGGGTACATCCCGAAGGCCAGCAGCCGCAGGGGGTGGTCCTCCAGAGGCGAAGCCGTGGCCGGGCTCGTGTAGACCAGCGCCGTACTGTCCATTGAAGAGTACATGGTCGTCTGCTGCGGGATGTACCCCTGCTGCGTACTGCTGCAGCCGGTGAGCAGCAGGCCGACCGCCAGAGCGAACCCGGTGACCGTGACGTTTCTCATGGGACCCTCTCTTTCTTGGAGGCGCATTCTGCAAACGCAGTCTAGCCTACAATCCCCATCCTGTCCAGCGATCCGGCGGTTTTCGCCTGAGAGGGGGGAAGGCCGTATGAAAAAATCACTGGAGGGGTTTTATCCGCCGGCGTCCATCGCGATGAAACGATAAAGAGCCGCGGTTCAAGCGAAGCTTGGTATGGTGGGCGATACTGGTATCGAACCAGTGACCTCTTCCGTGTGAGGGAAGCGCTCTCCCACTGAGCTAATCGCCCACAGGGGGGCGAGTCTAACATTAGCGGTCCGGGGCCGTCAACGCGCCGTTGGCATGATCCCCTTGCCTTGACATCGTTCGAGGGCGGCTCGTATGATGCGATTTTTAATGGAGTAACCGGCGGATGCGCGAAGACGTGGCGGTGATCGGGGGCGGGCTGGCCGGCTCGGAAGCCGCCTGGCAGGCGGCCTCGCGGGGCGCCAGGGTCACGCTCTACGAGATGCGGCCCAAGGAGTCCACCCAGGCCCACAAGACGGGACTCCTGGCCGAGCTGGTCTGCTCCAACTCCCTGGGCTCCGCCGACATCCTGAACGCGCCCGGCATCCTCAAGGAAGAGTTGCGCCGGCTGAACTCGCTGGTGATCCGGGTGGCCGACGAGGTTCGAGTACCGGCCGGCTCGGCGCTGGCCGTGGACCGGGAGCAGTTTGCGCAGCGGATCACCCGGACCCTGGAAGGCCATCCCAACGTCCGGATCATCCGCGAGGAGATCAAGGAGATTCCCACCGACTGCGTCTGCATCGTCGCGACGGGCCCGCTGACCTCGGATGCGCTGGCCGCCTCGATCCAGGCCCTGACGCACAGCAAGCACCTCTACTTTTTCGACGCAATCTCGCCGATCGTCGACGCGGACTCGATCAACATGGACCTGGTCTTCCGTGCCTCCCGCTACGACAAGGGCGGCGCCGATTATCTGAACTGCCCGATGGACGAGGCGACCTACGGCGCCTTCTACGAGGCGCTCGTGAAGGCGGAAAAGGTGCTCCCCAAGGAGTTCGAGAAGGTTCCGTATTTCGAGGGCTGCATCCCGATCGAGGTCATGGCCGAGCGGGGCCGCCAGACCATGCTGTTCGGGCCGTTGAAGCCGGTGGGGCTGGAAGACCCCCGCACCGGCAAGCGCCCCCACGCGGTCGTGCAGCTCCGGCCCGAGAACGCCCACGGCTCCTGCTACAACATGGTCGGGTTCCAGACCAAGCTGACCTACCCGGAGCAACGCCGGGTCTTCCGGATGATTCCCGGGCTGGAGCAGGCCGAGTTCCTCCGCTACGGCAGCCTGCACCGGAACACCTTCGTGAACGCGCCCCAGTTGCTGCGCGAGACGCTGCAATTGAAGGTCCGGGGCACCGTGTTCTTCGCCGGACAGCTCGTCGGCGTGGAGGGGTACACCGAATCGGCCGCCATGGGCGGCCTGGCCGGGATCAACGCGGCCCGGGGGCTGGAGGGCCTGCCGCTCGTCGTTCCGCCGCCCACGACCGCCCACGGGAGCCTGCTCACGTACATCACGACGGCGGATCCCCGCCACTTTCAGCCGATCAACACGAACTACGGCCTGTTCCCGCCCCTGCCGGCCCGGATCCGGGACAAGGAGGAAAAGCGACGCCGGATCGGCCAGCGCGCGCTGGAGGACTTCGAGGCATGGAAGACGCGATCCGGGCTTTCGTGACCTACCTGGACGTCGAGCGGGGCGCGTCCCCCGAGACGATCCGCGCCTACCAGTCGGACCTGCGTCAGTTCCTCTCGTTCATGGGCGAGACTCGTCCCGGCGGCGCGCCCCTTCCCGCTCCGGGCGAGGTCGAGCCGCTCACGATCCGGAGCTACCTGGCCTGGCTGGACCGGAAGAAGGAGAAAAAGTCCTCCATGGCCCGCAAGCTGGCCGCGCTGCGGAGCCTGTACCGGTTTCTAGCCCGGGAGGGGCGGGTCGGGCTGAACCCGGCCGAGGAGGTGCGGACCCCGAAGCAGGCGCAGCCCCTGCCCAGGGTCCTGACGAAGGACGACGCGAACGCGCTCATGGAGTTTCCCGAGGGCGACGGGGTCAAAGACGCGCGGGACCGGGCGGTCCTGGAGACGCTCTACTCGACCGGCGCGCGCGTGAGCGAGCTCGTTGGCATGAATCTGGACGACCTCGACTTGCGCGACGGGCTGGTGCGGCTCCGCGGCAAGGGACGGAAGGAGCGGATCGTCCCGATCGGCGACGTGGCGGTCGAAGCCGTCCGGGAGTACCGCTCTCTGCTTCCGCCTTCGTCCTTCCGCCTTCATCCTTCGGGGGAGCCGGTGTTCCTCAACAACCGGGGCGGCCGGCTGACCGTTCGGAGCGTGGAGCGGATCGTGGGACGGTATTCCAGCCGGCTGGCCGGGGGACGGATCAGCCCCCACGCGCTGCGGCATTCCTTCGCGACCCACCTGCTCGACGAGGGCGCCGACTTGCGCGCGATCCAGGAAATGCTCGGGCACGCTTCGCTCGGCACGACGCAGAAGTACACGCACCTGGCGACGGATCACCTGATGCAGGTCTACGACCGGACCCATCCGAGGGCCGGCCGTCATACCCAGGCCGCGACGGGCGGCCGGACGGGGGCCGGGCGGAAGTCGTGAGGATTCGCTCGACGACCATCCTCTGCGTGCGGCGCGACGGGCGCGTCGCCATGGGGTCGGACGGCCAGGTGACCGTGGGCACCACGGTCATGAAGCACAACGCGCGCAAGTTGCGCCGGCTCCACCACGACCGGGTGCTGGCCGGCTTCGCGGGGGCGACGGCCGACGCGTTCACGCTGTTCGAGAAGTTCGAGGCCAAGCTCGAGGAGTTTCGGGGCAACCTGACCCGTGCCGCGGTGGAACTGGCCAAGGACTGGCGGACGGACCGGGTCCTGCGCCGGCTGGAGGCGCTCCTGGCCGTGGCGGACCGGGACCAGTCCTTCGTCATTTCCGGAAACGGGGACGTGGTCGAGCCGGAGGACGGCATCCTGGCCATCGGCTCCGGCGGGGCCTACGCGCTGGCGGCGGCGCGCGCCCTGCTCGCCCACTCGACCCTGGACGCGCGGACGGTCGTCGAGGAGTCCATGAAGATCGCCGGCGGCATCGACATCTACACGAACCAGCAGCTCGTCATCGAGGAGCTCAAGCCGTGAGCCGCGATCGGGACGACGCCCAAGCCAAGTCCGCCGGCTTCGGCCATCTCACGCCGCGCCAGATCGTGGCCGAGCTGGACCGGTACGTCGTCGGCCAGCGCGACGCCAAGCGGATGGTCGCGATCGCGCTCCGCAACCGGTGGCGGCGGCAGCAGTTGAGCCCCGAGCTGCGGGACGAGGTGATCCCGAAGAACATCATCATGATCGGGCCCACCGGCGTGGGGAAGACCGAGATCGCGCGCCGGCTGGCCAAGCTGGCCCAGGCGCCGTTCATCAAGGTGGAGGCCTCCAAGTTCACCGAGGTCGGCTACGTGGGCCGGGACGTGGAATCCATCATCCGCGACCTGACCGAGCAGTCGGTCAGCCTGGTCAAGGCCGCGCACGTCGCGCAGGTGCAGCAGAAGGCCGAGCAGCAGGCGGAGGAGCGGCTGCTGGATCTGCTGCTCCCGCCGCAGGGGGCCCGCGTGACGATCGGCAGCTTCGACGAGCAGGGGGCCGAGCCGCCTCCGGTCCACGAATCCTACGAGGCCACCCGCTCGAAGCTGCGCCTGCAGTTGCGGGAGGGCAAGCTGGACCACCGGTCCGTCGAGGTGGAGGTCAAGGAACGGGGCCTCCCCGTCGGCATCATCTCGAACGCGGGCGGGATGGAGGAATTGGAGAGCAACTTGCGGGAGATGCTGGGGGGCCTCTTCCCGGGCAAGAAAAAGAAGCGGCAGATGAAGGTGCCGGAGGCCCTGAAGCACCTGGCCCAGGACGAGGCCCAGAAGCTGATCGACATGGACGAGGTGGTGCGGGAGGCCGTTGCCAAGGTGGAGCAGGCGGGGATCGTGTTCCTGGACGAGATCGACAAGATCGCCGGACGCGAGAAGCTCGCGGGGCCGGACGTCTCGCGCGAGGGGGTCCAGCGGGATCTCCTGCCGATCGTGGAGGGCTCGACCGTGAACACCAAGTACGGGCCGGTCCGGACCGATCACGTCCTCTTCATCGCCGCCGGCGCCTTCCACGTGGCCAAGCCCTCCGATCTGATCCCGGAGCTGCAGGGGCGGTTCCCCATCCGGGTGGAGCTGGAGCCGCTGACCAAGGACGACTTCATCCGGATCCTGACCGAGCCGCGCGGCGCGCTGGTCACCCAGTACTGCGCCCTGCTCCAGACGGAGGGGGTCACGGTGGACTTCGCGCCGGACGGGCTGGAGGAGATCGCCGCGACCGCGGCGCTTGTGAACGAGCGGACGGAGAACATCGGGGCCCGGCGCCTCTTCACGATCATGGAGCGGCTGCTCGAGCAGGTCCTGTTCGAGGGACCGGAGCTCGCGGACAAGAAGCTCGTGGTTGACGCCAAGTACGTGCAGGACCGCCTGCGGGACATCGCCAAAGCGGAGGACCTGAGCCGGTTTATTCTCTGAAGAAGGCGCGCGGCGCGAGGCCAGAGGCGAGGGGAGCGGAGCCTCGTGCCTCTAGCCCCTAGCCCGCACCGGAGGTGTAGATGAACAAACTCATCAAGAAGGCCAGCGTCCTCGTCGAAGCCCTCCCCTACATCCGGACCTTCGCGGGCAAGACCGTGGTCATCAAGTACGGCGGCAAGGCGATGACCGACGAGGCCCTCAAGGACGGCTTCGCCCTCGACGTCGTGATGCTGAAGTACGTGGGCCTCAACCCGGTCGTCGTGCACGGGGGCGGGCCGCAGATCGATCAGATGCTGAACCGGC
Coding sequences within it:
- the trmFO gene encoding methylenetetrahydrofolate--tRNA-(uracil(54)-C(5))-methyltransferase (FADH(2)-oxidizing) TrmFO; its protein translation is MREDVAVIGGGLAGSEAAWQAASRGARVTLYEMRPKESTQAHKTGLLAELVCSNSLGSADILNAPGILKEELRRLNSLVIRVADEVRVPAGSALAVDREQFAQRITRTLEGHPNVRIIREEIKEIPTDCVCIVATGPLTSDALAASIQALTHSKHLYFFDAISPIVDADSINMDLVFRASRYDKGGADYLNCPMDEATYGAFYEALVKAEKVLPKEFEKVPYFEGCIPIEVMAERGRQTMLFGPLKPVGLEDPRTGKRPHAVVQLRPENAHGSCYNMVGFQTKLTYPEQRRVFRMIPGLEQAEFLRYGSLHRNTFVNAPQLLRETLQLKVRGTVFFAGQLVGVEGYTESAAMGGLAGINAARGLEGLPLVVPPPTTAHGSLLTYITTADPRHFQPINTNYGLFPPLPARIRDKEEKRRRIGQRALEDFEAWKTRSGLS
- the xerA gene encoding site-specific tyrosine recombinase/integron integrase, with translation MEDAIRAFVTYLDVERGASPETIRAYQSDLRQFLSFMGETRPGGAPLPAPGEVEPLTIRSYLAWLDRKKEKKSSMARKLAALRSLYRFLAREGRVGLNPAEEVRTPKQAQPLPRVLTKDDANALMEFPEGDGVKDARDRAVLETLYSTGARVSELVGMNLDDLDLRDGLVRLRGKGRKERIVPIGDVAVEAVREYRSLLPPSSFRLHPSGEPVFLNNRGGRLTVRSVERIVGRYSSRLAGGRISPHALRHSFATHLLDEGADLRAIQEMLGHASLGTTQKYTHLATDHLMQVYDRTHPRAGRHTQAATGGRTGAGRKS
- the hslV gene encoding ATP-dependent protease subunit HslV, which translates into the protein MRSTTILCVRRDGRVAMGSDGQVTVGTTVMKHNARKLRRLHHDRVLAGFAGATADAFTLFEKFEAKLEEFRGNLTRAAVELAKDWRTDRVLRRLEALLAVADRDQSFVISGNGDVVEPEDGILAIGSGGAYALAAARALLAHSTLDARTVVEESMKIAGGIDIYTNQQLVIEELKP
- the hslU gene encoding ATP-dependent protease ATPase subunit HslU, which codes for MSRDRDDAQAKSAGFGHLTPRQIVAELDRYVVGQRDAKRMVAIALRNRWRRQQLSPELRDEVIPKNIIMIGPTGVGKTEIARRLAKLAQAPFIKVEASKFTEVGYVGRDVESIIRDLTEQSVSLVKAAHVAQVQQKAEQQAEERLLDLLLPPQGARVTIGSFDEQGAEPPPVHESYEATRSKLRLQLREGKLDHRSVEVEVKERGLPVGIISNAGGMEELESNLREMLGGLFPGKKKKRQMKVPEALKHLAQDEAQKLIDMDEVVREAVAKVEQAGIVFLDEIDKIAGREKLAGPDVSREGVQRDLLPIVEGSTVNTKYGPVRTDHVLFIAAGAFHVAKPSDLIPELQGRFPIRVELEPLTKDDFIRILTEPRGALVTQYCALLQTEGVTVDFAPDGLEEIAATAALVNERTENIGARRLFTIMERLLEQVLFEGPELADKKLVVDAKYVQDRLRDIAKAEDLSRFIL